A genomic window from Variovorax paradoxus includes:
- the ugpA gene encoding sn-glycerol-3-phosphate ABC transporter permease UgpA → MEKRVFFRSGWLPWLLLAPQMAVILVFFFWPAGQAILQSLQQQDAFGTSVEFVGLQNFKELFHDPAYAESFKTTAVFSVLVAGIGISLSLALAVFADRIVRGGMFYKTMLILPYAVAPAVAAVLWVFMFSPSLGVVAYALGKIGIDWNHLLNSRHAMTLIVMAAVWKQISYNFLFFLAGLQSIPKSLIEAAAIDGARPWRRFWTVQFPLLSPTTFFLLVMNVVYAFFDTFAIVHAATEGGPGKDTEILVYKVYHDGFKALDLGGSAAQSVVLMVIVIALTIVQFRYVEKKVQY, encoded by the coding sequence ATGGAAAAACGCGTCTTCTTTCGCTCGGGCTGGCTGCCCTGGCTGCTGCTGGCACCCCAGATGGCGGTGATCCTCGTGTTTTTCTTCTGGCCGGCGGGGCAGGCCATCCTGCAATCGCTGCAGCAGCAGGATGCGTTCGGCACATCGGTCGAGTTCGTCGGGCTGCAGAACTTCAAGGAGCTGTTCCACGACCCGGCCTACGCCGAGTCGTTCAAGACCACCGCCGTTTTCTCGGTGCTGGTGGCCGGCATCGGCATCAGCCTGTCGCTGGCGCTCGCCGTGTTCGCCGACCGCATCGTGCGCGGCGGCATGTTCTACAAGACCATGCTGATCCTGCCGTACGCGGTGGCCCCCGCCGTGGCAGCGGTGCTGTGGGTCTTCATGTTCTCGCCGTCGCTGGGCGTGGTGGCCTACGCGCTCGGCAAGATCGGCATCGACTGGAACCACCTGCTCAATTCGCGGCACGCAATGACGCTGATCGTGATGGCGGCGGTGTGGAAGCAGATCTCCTACAACTTCCTGTTCTTCCTGGCCGGCCTGCAGTCCATTCCGAAATCGCTGATCGAGGCCGCCGCCATCGACGGCGCTCGCCCATGGCGCCGGTTCTGGACCGTGCAGTTCCCGCTGCTGTCGCCCACCACGTTCTTCCTGCTGGTGATGAACGTGGTCTACGCCTTCTTCGACACCTTCGCCATCGTCCACGCCGCCACCGAGGGCGGCCCCGGCAAGGACACCGAAATCCTCGTCTACAAGGTCTATCACGACGGCTTCAAGGCACTGGACCTTGGCGGCTCCGCCGCGCAGTCGGTGGTGCTGATGGTGATCGTCATCGCGCTCACCATCGTGCAGTTCCGCTACGTCGAAAAGAAGGTGCAGTACTGA
- the ugpB gene encoding sn-glycerol-3-phosphate ABC transporter substrate-binding protein UgpB has translation MRFKTLALASALAATLFNVAQAQTEIQWWHSMTAVNNEWVNDLAKQFNESQKEYKIVPTFKGTYDESMTASIAAFRAGNAPHILQVFEVGTATMMASKGAIVPVGQVMKDAGEKFDPAAYIPAVAGYYTAPNGQMLSFPFNSSTTIFYFNKDAFKAAGLPTDKAPSTWPEVVAAAAKLKASGHKCPFTTAWQNWTQVESFSAWHNVEFASKANGLQGLDARLKVNSPLHQRHIENLASMAKQGLFIYKGRGNVPEASFVSGECAMINTSSGFYGNVAKNAKFAYGLAPLPYYPDVPGAPQNTVIGGASLWVMSGKKPAEYKGVAKFFSFISTPEVQSASHKRTGYLPVTTASYKLTEESGFYKQNPGTDVAVTQMIRKVTDKSRGIRLGNYVQIRAIEDEELEQVWNGKKTAKEALDAIVTRGNEQLERFQKANKS, from the coding sequence AACAACGAGTGGGTCAACGATCTGGCCAAGCAGTTCAACGAGAGCCAGAAGGAATACAAGATCGTCCCGACCTTCAAGGGCACGTACGACGAATCGATGACGGCCTCCATCGCGGCCTTCCGCGCCGGCAATGCGCCGCACATCCTGCAGGTGTTCGAAGTGGGCACCGCCACCATGATGGCCAGCAAGGGCGCCATCGTGCCGGTCGGCCAGGTCATGAAGGACGCGGGCGAGAAGTTCGACCCAGCCGCCTACATTCCCGCCGTGGCCGGCTACTACACCGCCCCCAATGGCCAGATGCTGAGCTTCCCGTTCAACAGCTCGACCACCATCTTCTATTTCAACAAGGATGCCTTCAAGGCTGCCGGCCTGCCCACCGACAAGGCACCGTCGACCTGGCCTGAAGTGGTTGCGGCGGCCGCCAAGCTCAAGGCCAGCGGCCACAAGTGCCCGTTCACCACGGCCTGGCAGAACTGGACGCAGGTGGAGAGCTTCTCGGCCTGGCACAACGTGGAGTTCGCCAGCAAGGCCAACGGCCTGCAGGGCCTGGACGCGCGCCTGAAGGTGAACTCGCCGCTGCACCAGCGCCACATCGAGAACCTGGCCAGCATGGCCAAGCAGGGCCTGTTCATCTACAAGGGCCGCGGCAACGTGCCCGAGGCCTCGTTCGTGTCGGGCGAGTGCGCCATGATCAACACCTCTTCGGGCTTCTACGGCAACGTGGCAAAGAACGCCAAGTTCGCCTACGGCCTGGCGCCCCTGCCCTACTACCCGGACGTGCCGGGCGCGCCGCAGAACACCGTGATCGGCGGCGCCAGCCTGTGGGTCATGTCGGGCAAAAAGCCGGCCGAATACAAGGGCGTGGCCAAGTTCTTCAGCTTCATCTCGACGCCTGAAGTGCAGTCCGCCAGCCACAAGCGCACGGGCTACCTGCCCGTGACCACCGCTTCGTACAAGCTCACCGAAGAGTCGGGCTTCTACAAGCAGAACCCCGGCACCGACGTGGCCGTGACGCAGATGATCCGCAAGGTCACCGACAAGAGCCGCGGCATCCGCCTGGGCAACTACGTGCAGATCCGCGCCATCGAAGACGAAGAGCTCGAACAGGTCTGGAACGGCAAGAAGACGGCCAAGGAAGCCCTCGACGCCATCGTGACGCGGGGCAACGAGCAGCTGGAACGCTTCCAGAAGGCAAACAAGAGCTGA
- the ugpE gene encoding sn-glycerol-3-phosphate ABC transporter permease UgpE, with protein MVEKRSTQGILAHVVMILGVIIVAFPIYLAFVASTHTAQEIVQRPMPLLPGSHMLDSYKAALFGRATSAGSNAPVAHMMWVSLVTAMVIAIGKISISLLSAFAIVYFRFPFKKICFWAIFVTLMLPVEVRILPTYKVLSDLSLLNSYAGLTVPLIASATATFLFRQFFLTVPEELTEASRMDGAGPMRFFFDVLLPLSKTSIAALFVIQFIYGWNQYLWPLLAVTNEDMYPIVVGIKRLIAGGDGQNEWNVVMATAILAMLPPALVVVLMQKWFVKGLVDTEK; from the coding sequence ATGGTTGAAAAACGAAGCACCCAGGGCATCCTGGCCCACGTGGTGATGATCCTCGGGGTCATCATCGTCGCCTTCCCCATCTACCTTGCGTTCGTGGCGTCCACCCACACCGCGCAAGAAATCGTGCAGAGGCCCATGCCGCTGCTTCCAGGCAGCCACATGCTGGACAGCTACAAGGCCGCGCTCTTCGGCCGCGCCACCAGCGCCGGATCGAACGCGCCGGTCGCGCACATGATGTGGGTGAGCCTGGTGACGGCCATGGTCATTGCCATCGGCAAGATCTCGATCTCGCTGCTGTCGGCCTTCGCCATCGTCTACTTCCGCTTTCCGTTCAAGAAGATCTGCTTCTGGGCCATCTTCGTGACGCTGATGCTGCCCGTGGAAGTGCGCATCCTGCCCACCTACAAGGTGCTGTCGGACCTGAGCCTGCTGAATTCGTACGCCGGCCTCACGGTGCCGCTGATCGCGTCGGCCACGGCCACTTTCCTGTTCCGCCAGTTCTTCCTGACCGTGCCCGAGGAGCTCACCGAGGCCTCGCGCATGGATGGCGCCGGTCCGATGCGCTTCTTCTTCGACGTGCTGCTGCCGCTGTCGAAGACCTCGATTGCCGCGCTGTTCGTGATCCAGTTCATCTACGGCTGGAACCAGTACCTCTGGCCGCTGCTGGCGGTCACCAATGAGGACATGTACCCCATCGTCGTGGGCATCAAGCGGCTGATTGCCGGCGGCGACGGCCAGAACGAATGGAATGTCGTGATGGCCACCGCCATCCTCGCCATGCTGCCGCCCGCACTGGTGGTGGTGCTGATGCAAAAGTGGTTCGTCAAGGGCCTTGTTGATACAGAGAAATAG
- the ugpC gene encoding sn-glycerol-3-phosphate ABC transporter ATP-binding protein UgpC, whose translation MAALSLRNVIKRYGHGPKANQVIHGVSAEIADREFIVIVGPSGCGKSTLLRMVAGLEEVSAGEIAIGSRVVNELEPSERDIAMVFQNYALYPHMSVFANMAYGLKIAKVPVDEIKVRVDKAAKILELGHLLERKPRELSGGQRQRVAMGRAIVRQPQVFLFDEPLSNLDAKLRAQTRLEIQKLHRELGITSLFVTHDQVEAMTLAQRIIVMNGGVMDQFATPEEVYNRPATTFVASFIGSPPMNLLRHAPGVRPGQILGIRPEHMKLDESGWTVQVEQVELLGAERLVYGRIGDEQIIMRTDEGDHPPVAGDTVKIAAREDKLHWFDAGSGKRAD comes from the coding sequence ATGGCTGCACTTTCCCTTCGCAACGTCATCAAGCGCTACGGCCACGGGCCGAAAGCCAACCAGGTCATCCACGGCGTGAGCGCCGAAATCGCCGACCGCGAATTCATCGTCATCGTCGGGCCCTCGGGCTGCGGCAAGTCCACGCTGCTGCGCATGGTGGCCGGCCTGGAGGAAGTCTCGGCCGGAGAGATCGCCATCGGCAGCAGGGTGGTGAACGAGCTCGAACCCTCCGAGCGCGACATCGCCATGGTGTTCCAGAACTACGCGCTGTACCCGCACATGAGCGTGTTCGCGAACATGGCCTATGGCCTGAAGATCGCCAAGGTGCCGGTCGACGAGATCAAGGTGCGCGTCGACAAGGCCGCGAAGATCCTCGAACTCGGCCACCTGCTGGAACGCAAGCCGCGCGAGCTCTCCGGCGGCCAGCGCCAGCGCGTGGCCATGGGCCGCGCCATCGTGCGCCAGCCGCAGGTGTTCCTGTTCGACGAGCCGCTGTCGAACCTCGACGCCAAGCTGCGCGCGCAGACGCGCCTCGAAATCCAGAAGCTGCACCGCGAGCTCGGCATCACCTCGCTGTTCGTCACGCACGATCAGGTCGAGGCGATGACGCTGGCGCAACGCATCATCGTGATGAACGGCGGCGTGATGGACCAGTTCGCCACGCCCGAAGAGGTGTACAACCGCCCCGCCACCACCTTCGTGGCCAGCTTCATCGGCTCGCCGCCGATGAACCTGCTGCGGCACGCGCCGGGTGTGCGTCCGGGCCAGATCCTGGGCATTCGCCCCGAGCACATGAAGCTCGACGAAAGCGGCTGGACGGTGCAGGTCGAGCAGGTCGAACTGCTGGGCGCCGAGCGCCTGGTGTACGGCCGCATCGGCGACGAGCAGATCATCATGCGCACCGATGAAGGCGACCATCCGCCGGTCGCGGGCGACACGGTAAAAATCGCGGCGCGCGAAGACAAGCTGCACTGGTTCGACGCCGGTTCGGGCAAGCGCGCAGACTGA